The genomic interval CCCAAGAAACGCAGCCTCTGGCGCAATAAGACAGCTCGACTCATCAATTACAGCAGGCAGGCCACTAGATTTTTATGCTTGGGGAGTAGGAGATGTGCAAGGATTTGAGATTAACTTTGAACAAGAGATAGTAGAAGCGCTCAGAGAGTGGGGATTTAAAGTTGAAGACCATATAATGAAATGTGCAAATATTGATGAAGCAATTTCATATCAAAAAGAAGTTGAGTCTGCCAGAGACAATCTCCCTTATGAGGCAGATGGTATTGTTCTAAAGGTAAACCGTAAAGACTATCAAAGAGAGTTAGGCGCAACAGCTAAGCATCCACGCTGGAATATCGCATACAAATTTAAACCCCGGCAAGCCACAACCAAGATAAACGACATAACCGTTCAGGTTGGAAGGGTTGGCCTACTTACCCCTGTAGCAGAGCTTGAGCCAGTAAAGATTTCTGGGATCACAATTAAAAGAGCATCTCTTCATACCGATGACATTATTAAAGACCGCGACATAAGGATTGGGGATACAGTTCTAATTCAAAGGGCCGGTGATGTGATACCAGAAGTTGTAATGCCGATCTTAGATAAACGCTCGGGGAACGAAATAGAATTTTATATGCCTGCCAATTGTCCATCCTGCAATACATTGGTTGAGAAAGAGGGAGCTTATTACTATTGCCCGAACCTCTCTTGTCCTGCTCAGCTTAAGGGTCGAATCAGACACCTAGCATCCAGAAGAGCTTTTGATATTGAGGGGCTTGGCGAGAAGAT from Thermodesulfobacteriota bacterium carries:
- the ligA gene encoding NAD-dependent DNA ligase LigA; translation: PRNAASGAIRQLDSSITAGRPLDFYAWGVGDVQGFEINFEQEIVEALREWGFKVEDHIMKCANIDEAISYQKEVESARDNLPYEADGIVLKVNRKDYQRELGATAKHPRWNIAYKFKPRQATTKINDITVQVGRVGLLTPVAELEPVKISGITIKRASLHTDDIIKDRDIRIGDTVLIQRAGDVIPEVVMPILDKRSGNEIEFYMPANCPSCNTLVEKEGAYYYCPNLSCPAQLKGRIRHLASRRAFDIEGLGEKIVEQLMEEGLVKDLADIFYLKKTDFVPLERFAEKSASNLEDEIEKSKKVSFERFINSLSIRHVGERMAQVLAENFSSIDDLMNASEEALVNIHTVGDEIAKSIVHFFEQKANTELVSKLLNSGIEIVHAEKTLVSDKFAGQSFVFTGALQNMTRDEASELVKNNGGRPTSSVTKKTSYVVVGEDPGSKYDKAQSLGIEILTEEEFQNLVNSD